A single genomic interval of Acidobacteriota bacterium harbors:
- a CDS encoding ATP-binding protein, with amino-acid sequence MIRRNITDNLLAALSDSPVVLLNGARQTGKSTLVQDLIKGGYPARYHTLDDPSVLSTVNNDPAGFLAAQRGPVVIDEVQRAPGLFMALKAEVDRDRRPGRFLLTGSANVLLLPSLAEFLVGRMEILALWPFSRGERAGVRETFIDAVFASAPPAYPPPPGDEEPLFESVLRGGYPEALRRTTAARRRAWFGSYLTTLLQRDVRSLANIEGLLTLPRLLALLATRATGLVNYAEFSRTAALPQSTLKRYLALLETTFLVRHLPAWSGNPGKRLVKAAKLVLCDSGLMAHLLGAAAEGEPAEACRGPLLENFTAVELIKQATWSRTEPRLFHFRTAAGQEVDLVLEDAAGRVVGIEVKARSRVGARDFDGLRQLAEAAGGDRFVRGVVLYTGQQDVPFGRGLVALPVDALWRLGTL; translated from the coding sequence ATGATTCGGCGCAATATCACCGACAATCTCCTGGCGGCCCTCTCGGACAGCCCCGTCGTGCTGTTGAACGGCGCCCGGCAGACCGGCAAGAGCACGCTCGTGCAGGACCTCATCAAGGGAGGGTACCCGGCCCGGTACCACACCCTGGACGATCCCTCCGTGCTCTCCACGGTGAACAACGACCCGGCCGGTTTCCTGGCCGCCCAGCGCGGGCCGGTCGTCATCGACGAAGTGCAGCGGGCTCCGGGCTTGTTCATGGCCCTCAAGGCGGAGGTCGACCGGGACCGCCGGCCAGGGCGTTTCCTGCTCACCGGCTCCGCGAATGTCCTGCTCCTTCCCTCCCTGGCGGAGTTCCTCGTCGGAAGGATGGAAATCCTTGCCCTGTGGCCCTTTTCCCGCGGAGAGCGGGCGGGGGTCCGGGAGACCTTCATCGACGCGGTTTTCGCTTCCGCCCCGCCCGCCTACCCCCCCCCACCCGGGGACGAGGAACCCCTGTTCGAGAGCGTCCTCCGGGGTGGATATCCCGAAGCGCTCCGCCGAACCACGGCGGCCCGGCGGCGGGCCTGGTTCGGTTCCTACCTGACGACCCTTCTCCAGCGGGACGTCCGCAGCTTGGCCAACATCGAGGGTCTCCTGACCCTGCCGCGACTGCTCGCCCTCCTGGCGACCCGCGCCACCGGCCTCGTGAACTATGCGGAGTTCTCCCGGACGGCGGCCCTTCCCCAGAGCACCCTCAAACGGTACCTGGCGCTCCTGGAAACAACCTTCCTGGTGCGCCACCTCCCGGCCTGGTCCGGCAACCCCGGCAAGCGCCTGGTCAAGGCGGCGAAACTCGTCCTGTGCGACAGCGGCCTGATGGCGCACCTGCTCGGGGCCGCCGCGGAGGGCGAGCCGGCGGAGGCCTGCCGGGGCCCGCTCCTGGAGAATTTCACGGCGGTGGAGTTGATCAAGCAGGCGACCTGGAGCCGCACGGAACCCCGGCTGTTCCACTTCCGGACCGCCGCGGGACAGGAAGTGGACCTGGTGCTGGAGGATGCCGCGGGGAGGGTCGTCGGCATCGAGGTGAAGGCCAGGAGCCGGGTCGGGGCCCGCGACTTCGACGGGCTGCGCCAGCTGGCGGAAGCGGCGGGGGGGGACCGTTTCGTCCGGGGTGTTGTGCTTTACACGGGGCAACAGGACGTCCCGTTCGGCCGGGGCCTCGTTGCGCTGCCGGTGGACGCCTTGTGGCGGCTGGGGACGTTATGA
- a CDS encoding nucleotidyltransferase family protein — MADTVATALAGGASLGKVPGGAALALLVRTKATLAKASEVLDGAGVPWVVLKGPQLACTVYPSPVDRDWVDLDLLVPPARFAAATAALAGAGFAPLPGEPGRAATEARFYHAALEGPHGLPVELHRDLCSQKRYPVDVDAMLRRAVAFDFLGLPARGLGAEDLLLHLCLHMAGSHFNVARKHVTDLARVAARLPLAWPVFLEGAAAARCRVGAFYALTAAVRQDGAAVPGAVLAALEPSARRRRWLDRHLDPAAFPVSRLAAGGAWAARWKLGFALMDRVRDWPGVALRYLGVRGMDVVKRL, encoded by the coding sequence ATGGCTGACACGGTGGCGACGGCATTGGCGGGGGGGGCTTCACTGGGGAAAGTGCCCGGGGGGGCGGCGCTGGCGCTTTTGGTGCGGACGAAGGCCACCCTGGCGAAGGCGTCGGAGGTGCTGGACGGCGCCGGGGTGCCCTGGGTGGTGCTCAAGGGGCCGCAGCTGGCCTGCACGGTCTACCCGAGCCCGGTGGACCGCGACTGGGTGGACCTGGACCTGCTGGTGCCCCCGGCGCGCTTCGCCGCGGCGACGGCGGCCCTGGCGGGGGCGGGCTTCGCCCCGCTGCCCGGGGAGCCGGGGCGGGCGGCCACCGAGGCGCGCTTTTACCACGCGGCGCTGGAGGGGCCCCACGGGCTGCCGGTGGAGCTGCACCGGGACCTGTGCTCCCAGAAGCGCTACCCCGTGGACGTGGACGCGATGCTCCGGCGCGCCGTCGCCTTCGACTTCCTGGGCCTGCCCGCCCGGGGGCTGGGCGCCGAGGACCTCCTGCTGCACCTGTGCCTCCACATGGCGGGGTCCCACTTCAACGTGGCCCGCAAGCACGTGACGGACCTGGCCCGGGTCGCGGCGCGGCTGCCGCTGGCGTGGCCCGTGTTCCTCGAAGGGGCCGCCGCCGCCCGGTGCCGGGTGGGGGCCTTCTACGCGCTGACGGCCGCCGTGCGCCAGGACGGGGCGGCGGTGCCGGGGGCGGTCCTGGCGGCGCTCGAACCCTCGGCGCGGCGCCGGCGGTGGCTGGACCGTCACCTCGACCCGGCGGCCTTCCCGGTGAGCCGCCTCGCGGCGGGGGGGGCCTGGGCGGCCCGGTGGAAGCTGGGCTTCGCCCTCATGGACCGGGTGCGGGACTGGCCGGGGGTGGCGCTGCGGTATTTGGGGGTGCGGGGGATGGATGTGGTGAAGAGGCTGTAG
- a CDS encoding UPF0175 family protein translates to MIEIPREVIHAIRMKPLELKQELAIHLFQQGRLSFGPAGEAERRSASKIRKWMVDFQPFTG, encoded by the coding sequence ATGATCGAGATCCCCCGGGAGGTGATTCATGCCATCCGGATGAAGCCGCTCGAACTGAAACAGGAACTGGCGATCCACCTTTTCCAGCAGGGCAGGCTTTCCTTTGGTCCGGCCGGCGAGGCGGAACGGAGATCGGCGTCGAAAATCCGGAAATGGATGGTTGATTTTCAGCCATTCACTGGTTGA